A stretch of the Mesorhizobium sp. Pch-S genome encodes the following:
- a CDS encoding 1-acyl-sn-glycerol-3-phosphate acyltransferase has product MVGKIRTVLAFVYVVLATVVLVPLQLISMKTGWWPETVILKVWHRAMARALGLRVHVHGTLSNQRPLLVASNHISWTDILVLGSLVDVKFIARADMVNWPAIGKLSKLQRTVFIERERKRTSGDQANEIGARLAKGDAMVLFAEGTTGDGNMVLPFKTTLFGAASMAIAEGAADEVFIQPVAIAYTRLHGVPLGRRWRPVASWIGDQDLGPHLMTLLAEGGLDVEVHFGEPVAFSGRSNRKETARVVEARVREMMQAALSEPAK; this is encoded by the coding sequence ATGGTCGGAAAAATCAGAACAGTTCTGGCCTTCGTTTATGTCGTTCTGGCAACCGTTGTGCTGGTGCCGCTGCAGCTCATCTCGATGAAGACAGGATGGTGGCCGGAAACCGTCATCCTGAAGGTCTGGCACCGCGCCATGGCGCGCGCCCTCGGCCTTCGCGTCCACGTCCACGGCACTTTGTCCAACCAGCGGCCGCTGCTGGTTGCCTCGAACCATATCTCGTGGACCGACATTCTCGTCCTCGGCTCGCTGGTCGATGTGAAGTTCATTGCCCGCGCCGATATGGTGAACTGGCCGGCGATCGGGAAGCTGTCGAAGCTGCAGCGCACCGTCTTCATCGAACGCGAGCGCAAGCGCACCTCCGGCGACCAGGCCAACGAGATCGGGGCCCGGCTGGCCAAGGGTGACGCCATGGTGCTGTTCGCGGAAGGCACCACCGGCGACGGCAATATGGTGCTGCCGTTCAAGACCACGCTGTTTGGCGCTGCCTCCATGGCGATCGCCGAGGGAGCGGCCGACGAGGTGTTCATCCAGCCGGTGGCGATCGCCTACACCCGCCTGCATGGCGTGCCGCTCGGCAGGCGCTGGCGACCGGTTGCATCCTGGATCGGCGACCAGGATCTGGGCCCGCATCTCATGACCTTGCTTGCCGAGGGCGGCCTTGATGTCGAGGTGCATTTCGGCGAGCCGGTGGCCTTCTCCGGGCGATCCAACCGCAAGGAGACGGCGCGTGTCGTCGAAGCGCGTGTGCGTGAGATGATGCAGGCAGCGCTGAGCGAACCTGCGAAGTAA
- a CDS encoding N-acetyltransferase, with protein sequence MRIPFFSPRREYALDPLTIADAAAVSSLHHEDFVRPWTDGEFATLLGQDTVFGFAAREVGHGAEPPVGFVLARLAAGEGEILTVAVARTHRRQGLGWQLMDAVLRSLHGERAEALFLEVDETNVAALTLYRRLGFREVGKRPNYYRSPEHGPTGALVMRRDLR encoded by the coding sequence ATGCGCATTCCGTTTTTTTCGCCGCGTCGCGAATATGCGCTCGATCCGTTGACCATTGCGGATGCCGCTGCCGTTTCGTCGCTGCATCACGAGGATTTCGTGCGGCCATGGACCGATGGCGAATTCGCCACGCTGCTTGGCCAGGACACCGTTTTCGGCTTCGCCGCCCGTGAGGTCGGCCACGGTGCCGAGCCGCCGGTCGGTTTTGTGCTGGCGAGGCTTGCCGCGGGCGAGGGCGAAATCCTGACGGTTGCAGTCGCCCGCACCCATCGCAGGCAAGGGCTCGGCTGGCAGCTGATGGATGCGGTGCTGCGCAGCCTGCACGGCGAGCGCGCCGAGGCGCTGTTCCTGGAGGTCGACGAGACCAATGTCGCGGCACTGACCCTCTACCGTCGGCTTGGCTTCCGCGAGGTCGGCAAGCGGCCGAACTATTATCGTTCTCCAGAACATGGTCCGACCGGCGCGCTTGTCATGCGGCGCGATCTCCGTTAG
- the tsaB gene encoding tRNA (adenosine(37)-N6)-threonylcarbamoyltransferase complex dimerization subunit type 1 TsaB — MKLLAIDCSANLCAACVYDTATGQIAGRHVLDLGKGHAEHLLAVIDKALAEAGIPFADLASIAISTGPGSFTGIRVGVSTARGLALALKIPAIGVTTLEALAAEAASAFPGRSVLAVLDGGRGEIHAALFGADGGMRHGPAIATMEEASAMARENAAVLAGTAAEVVAAAAGGGFDFGPLVATADIATYARLAAAKGPGEKPRPVYLRDADAKPQAGFVLPRAG; from the coding sequence ATGAAACTGCTCGCCATCGATTGCTCCGCCAACCTGTGCGCCGCCTGCGTCTACGACACGGCGACGGGCCAGATTGCGGGCCGGCATGTCCTCGACCTCGGCAAGGGCCATGCCGAACATCTGCTGGCGGTCATCGACAAGGCGCTGGCCGAAGCGGGCATCCCCTTCGCCGATCTCGCCTCCATCGCCATCTCGACGGGGCCCGGTTCGTTCACCGGTATTCGTGTCGGTGTTTCCACGGCGCGTGGCTTGGCACTGGCATTGAAGATTCCCGCGATCGGCGTCACCACGCTGGAAGCGCTGGCCGCGGAAGCCGCGTCAGCCTTTCCGGGTCGTTCGGTGCTGGCCGTGCTCGACGGTGGACGTGGCGAAATCCATGCCGCGTTGTTTGGCGCGGATGGCGGCATGCGTCACGGCCCCGCCATCGCCACTATGGAGGAAGCTTCCGCGATGGCGCGGGAGAATGCAGCGGTGCTTGCCGGTACGGCTGCCGAGGTAGTTGCTGCGGCTGCCGGCGGCGGGTTCGATTTTGGTCCGCTTGTCGCCACCGCCGACATCGCCACCTATGCGCGCTTGGCGGCGGCAAAGGGGCCGGGTGAGAAGCCCAGGCCGGTCTATCTGCGCGATGCCGACGCCAAGCCGCAGGCCGGTTTTGTCTTGCCGAGGGCCGGGTGA